From Mauremys mutica isolate MM-2020 ecotype Southern chromosome 17, ASM2049712v1, whole genome shotgun sequence, one genomic window encodes:
- the LOC123352008 gene encoding interferon-inducible GTPase 5-like gives MFPGVPSSWMRGCGSVVTLGGSDLHPLKIISKTMKSAFLKLGVLTQKGPLLTEEKPGTWKPARLEFLENTRGNGNQEAAPAPSAPRPRAALVPRSISTLQQPPAAPFPGQLERGPRVSAPPQSEPGFRKAQGAAEVRLWLVHFNKARTLQEIREDCVENLRQTGEASPRVFLLSSWELTKYDFQLLQETLENELDEQKRHIFILALPNISAKILEKKKAELQEHIWEVALISCAIGALPVPGLSLICDVAILVVHMERYCLAFGLDEESLTRLAQQVDKPVAELKSAIKKSPLASAITKGFVLSLLSRSLCGALMVVELILNFVPVIGSLAGGGISFVTTRYLLRSFLDDAAEDAQNILTKALERRAEESI, from the exons ATGTTCCCCGGGGTCCCCAGCAGCTGGATGCGGGGCTGTGGATCAGTGGTGACGCTGGGGGGAAGTGATCTGCACCCGCTGAAGATCATTTCGAAAACTATGAAGTCAGCATTTCTGAAACTGGGGGTCCTCACCCAGAAGGGG CCCCTCCTGACCGAGGAGAAACCCGGGACCTGGAAACCAGCCAGACTCGAGTTCCTGGAAAACACGCGGGGAAATGGAAACCAGGAGGCCGCCCCAGcacccagcgccccccgcccccgggctgccTTAGTGCCCCGCAGCATTTCCACCCTCCAGCAGCCTCCCGCCGCCCCCTTCCCCGGGCAGCTGGAGCGGGGTCCCCGGGTCAGCGCCCCCCCGCAATCGGAGCCTGGGTTCCGCA AAGCCCAAGGTGCTGCTGAGGTGCGGCTCTGGCTAGTACATTTCAACAAGGCGAGAACCCTGCAGGAGATCAGGGAGGACTGCGTAGAGAACCTGAGACAAACAGGTGAGGCCTCCCCACGGGTTTTCCTGCTCTCCAGCTGGGAACTGACTAAGTACGATTTCCAGCTCCTGCAGGAGACCCTGGAGAATGAGCTGGATGAGCAGAAGAGACACATTTTCATCCTGGCCCTGCCCAACATCTCAGCAAAGATCCTGGAGAAGAAAAAGGCCGAACTGCAGGAGCATATTTGGGAAGTGGCCCTAATATCATGTGCTATTGGTGCTCTTCCTGTTCCAGGCCTCTCTCTCATCTGTGATGTAGCCATCTTGGTTGTTCACATGGAGCGTTACTGCCTGGCCTTTGGCTTGGATGAAGAGTCTCTCACTAGACTGGCTCAGCAGGTTGACAAGCCTGTTGCAGAGCTGAAATCTGCTATCAAAAAGTCTCCGCTGGCCTCAGCCATAACAAAAGGGTTTGTACTGTCTCTGCTTTCCAGATCTCTATGTGGAGCACTGATGGTGGTAGAATTGATTCTGAATTTTGTACCAGTCATTGGCTCCCTAGCAGGGGGAGGGATTTCTTTTGTGACCACGCGCTACCTGCTGCGGAGCTTTCTGGATGACGCTGCGGAAGATGCTCAGAATATTCTGACCAAGGCTCTTGAACGCAGAGCTGAAGAGTCCATATAA
- the LOC123351701 gene encoding single-pass membrane and coiled-coil domain-containing protein 3-like, translating to MSWSDILYPDNPVRRERVARLHQELINCIELNFDTTNELIEALNTHCQFKLHPVKMNMNGTVRENCDILLAAIKSIQDILQAIDAKLKSNLEPDLYRKLHDFQEPDATKMRILRNVATFVSGLAGTVAMGFFIKLALSQVVSRVLSQTTMVLAKIGASVIGAVAGMLLGVGVDLIISAILGAIERDQLEAKIQELSELVSEFKPASKEYNKAIMKILCKLP from the coding sequence ATGTCCTGGAGCGATATCCTGTACCCAGACAACCCGGTGAGGCGGGAGAGGGTGGCGCGGTTACACCAGGAGCTGATCAACTGCATAGAGCTCAATTTTGATACCACCAATGAGCTGATTGAAGCCTTAAACACACACTGTCAGTTCAAGCTGCACCCCGTTAAGATGAACATGAACGGCACCGTCCGGGAGAACTGCGACATACTCCTCGCAGCCATAAAGTCCATCCAAGACATTCTGCAGGCCATCGATGCAAAGCTGAAGAGCAACCTGGAGCCAGATCTCTACCGAAAGCTTCACGATTTCCAGGAGCCTGATGCCACGAAGATGCGGATTCTGCGCAATGTGGCCACATTTGTGAGCGGCCTCGCTGGGACCGTGGCCATGGGGTTCTTCATCAAGCTGGCATTATCGCAGGTGGTAAGCAGAGTCCTGAGCCAAACAACCATGGTTTTGGCCAAGATTGGTGCCTCCGTGATTGGCGCCGTGGCTGGCATGTTACTGGGCGTGGGTGTCGACTTGATTATCAGCGCGATCCTGGGTGCCATAGAGAGAGACCAACTGGAGGCAAAGATTCAGGAGCTCAGTGAGCTGGTGAGTGAGTTCAAGCCAGCCTCCAAGGAGTATAACAAAGCCATCATGAAGATCCTCTGCAAGCTGCCATAG